The genomic window GAATAAAGGAGTAAGGTAGTGATTTCCCATTACACCCGACCCCTTTCTCCACTGACATAATTTGCCGTTGGTTGatcgggagagccccatatacttaagCCAACAGCCGAACCTGCTGCGAGTGGTAGGTATGGGCaaaaaaagtataaggtgtatggagactTTTAGTTTTAGGTGTCCATGCGGGGGTGCGAATAATCCAGTCTACCCTTACCTGGAAGAAAGATGCAGTCCCAGGTCTGCCTCATGGGAAGAAAGTTTAACTATAATGCTACACAATTTTACCGGTAGTGTTTTTGTAGAATTTTAGTATTGACCAAATCCAACCACCCAATTCAACTTTCTTACATCTGCAAATCAATTTGCTATTCATTCACCATTTGTATACATTGGACAGGACAATTTCTATCTGAATTCTATGATTTCTTCTCCAGGCATCTCGAAAAGGTTGGTGACAAGGAGCCTGCAAAGCCTGGCAGTCCTCTTCCAGACACTCcttctgtgcagaggtcagtatCACTGTTATCATGTATGCATATACAAGATTTAAGGGGGAAAACCATTCTTAAATGAACATCTAACATGTCCTAGTGATGACCATTCTTGAATAAAGGCTATCCTCTATATCTAAAACCCTATTGCCATAACCTTTCGGGCCAGGGATGAATTGCAGTTGTTGAGGACAACAGGGAAAACATTTGCAAGGGAGTCCTTCCCATCTTTTCGACCTTATCTTAAAGGATATACTGTACCTATGGTTGCCATGAAGCCAGCCAAGTCAAGTGAATTGAGCCACGAGCATGCATGGTCGTCTTAGTTGGATGGCATCAATGATCGGATATGGTGGGTGGTGGAAGTCTGATGGCAGCCAAGATGGCAGCCAGACCTGCTTTAGGCACCATAGTAAGGTTGAAAAGCATAGTCAGGTTCTCATTTTTGGCTGGAGGTACACTTTAGGAAAGTGCATGGCCAAGAGAGCCAATAAACCAAATGAGACTATTTTGTTCCTTCTCTCTTAGAGTGGTACGTGGTGTCCTCCAGACTTGGTTAGAAAGACACCCTCAAGACTTTCGAGATTCTCCTCAGTGTTTGCAGCTCATCTCTTCCTACTTAAGTCAGGACTGCCGTGAGAACCCCAGCCAGCTTCTCCGCCTTGTAAAGAGCCTAGAAGAAGAGGGAGAGCAGGATTCTTCACCAAAAGGTAAGGCCAACCCCTCATACAATGATATGGGTCAGAATCTCTTCCGGTACACTGATCTTTTCTTTACATTCAGATTGGAGATCTATAACGCGACCGGCAGAAGGAGACTGTGACCCCTCTGAAAATAGCACATCTTTATTATCATACCCACCCCAGGATGTGGCggaacagctcacactgatagaTGTGGTAAGTACATACCATGTAGTATTACTAGCTCTGGGCTGGACCTATACATATGGGACCCTATTCCTGCACTGATTAATAACTCACCTATTGTCTTACTCCAGGATCTCTTCCAGAAGTTGCAGTCTTGTCACTGTCTTGGGAGTATATGGTCTCAGCGCGACAAGAAAGAGAACAGACATGTTGCTCCCAGTGTCAGAGCCACTGTAGCCCAGTTCAATGCAGTGACGGCCTGTGTGACCGCATCTGTACTGAATGACATTCAGATGAAGCCACAGATGAGGGCCAAAGTACTGGAGAAGTGGATATCTATAGCACAGGTAAGGTTCATATACAATGCACAGGATGGAGGAAAGTCCTATATGACATGGAttctgctcctcccaccacagggggacacagacaggagggaggagctatgtgacatAAAGTCTGCTCCTCCCCCCACAGGGTGACACAGACAAGTGGGAGGAGCTATATGACATGGAGTCTGCCCCTCCTACCACAGGATGACAGGCAGGGGGGAGGAGCTATGTAACATGGAATCTGCTGCTCCTACCACTGGGTGACATTGAcaagggggaggggctatgtgaCATGGAGTCAGCTCCTCCCACCACAGAATGACACAGTTAtgagggaggagctatgtgacatggagtcTGCTCCTCCCATTTTTAGGGTTCACAAACAAAAGGGGTTATTGTACTCCAGGCCTGAGGGTTCATGTTGTATAACTATGTCTTTTCTTTTTCCAGTACTGCAGATTTCTTCGTAACTTCTCGTCACTTAGAGCCATACTGTCGGCCCTTCAGTCAAATTCCATCTACCGGTTGAAGAGAACGTGGGCGGCGGTGAGCAGGTACCTACCAAAACAGTGTTATTTACAGATAGCTGCAAGTCACCGCAAATCTATCAAACCATCGGCCCATGCATTCTCAATTTATTCATATTTTTCCCTACTATGTGGTCTAAAGAAGTTTTGTTGTTACAtaaccctccatatacagtaatgtaaaggggttgtccagggctagaaaaacatggctgctttcttataAAAACACTGCcaccctgtccacaggttgtgtgtggtattacagctctgcctcattcacatcaatggaactgagctgcaaaacacaaactgagaacaagagtggtgttgtttctggaaatAAGCTtttcctggataaaccctttaaatgggAGGAGTCTGGCACAAATCTGTTACTGTGGGAATGTAGGGATGAAGACGATCCACAAGCTGTTACATTGTAGAAGCCATACTTTAAGCCAGTGCTATATGCAGAGAGATCTTTGTAATAAAGAATGACAGACCGCCTTTAAGACCTTTAAGGAGGAATACTTCTCATGGGTCACGTATACCTTCTCTTCTGCAGAGACAATCTGAACATCTTCCACAAGTTATCAGCCATCTTCTCAGATGAAAATAACCATGAAATAAGTCGGGAAATCCTGACCAAGGTAAATTTATATGTACTGAGGGTCTAAGTAGCATTATAGGGGGTATATGAGTATGTTGTGATTTTATGGTCTGCATCGGGTATTGCATACTCAGCCTTATTGTCACATCTGGACATTTCTATAGTTATGCTGGTTGTGGTATAATGATGGACTGGGGGAGGGAGATTCCTCtgcttaggactagagatgagcaaatttacaataaTTAATTGCGAATCTCTTCGTTAACTCGGCaatcggcttatcagcctgcttccATCTATCTCAGTGcggctccgtgccgctccttccTGGaagccagtttcccaggactggatccagcttttcctagagctgcactgagttaaaaggcagcaggctgataagctgatTGTCaagtttaggctaggttcacactgcgttttttgtgtgcgtccgttttttcattgacttccattataaagtgaagtagtgtcaacactacttttgtgtccgtgaaaaaaaatggttttgatccgttttcttttttataatggaagtcaatggaaaaaacgtgcgcacaaatgcatccgttttttgtaaaaaaacaaaaaacaaacccataaaaaaggatgaaaaaaaacgcagtgtgaacctagcctcacaaagcaatttgctttgttattactgtaaattcactcatctcttctCAGCATCCTTTCTAAGAGTTACAGCCCCTTTTAAAAATTCCTACACATGATAGTCACCTTGTACCACCATGGGTGTTTAGCggtcagtactagagatgagggaactttgagcatgcagcatttgattaccagtggctgaagaagttggatgcagccctaaggctgcctgaaaaacatggatacagccacaggccataTGCTGTATTGATGGTTTCCAGGACTcaatgggctgcatccaacttcttcagccaccaataattaaatGCAGAGGGTTTGGCTTAGTATGAAGCCAAGGGTGCTTGAGGTTGGGTCACCTCAGTTGGTAGTTCAGGTGTTATCCCAAAAGGAGAATCCAGGCaaggactttttaaaaaaaaaaaaaatgacggcggaagatgaaaaaaataacatgcactaaCCATCCCTGCTCCATCTCCAGTGGCTGTATACCATCGCTACGGTCCCCCAGTCCCCGGCTGATTCCTGGTTATAGAGGGGACCTGTGATGTGATGTGTCAGGCCAACTCAACCGGTCAGCAGCAGAGATGGAACCCCGCTATGGCCATTGACTGACTGAGTGACAAGTCACGTCTCAGGTCCCCTCTataaccaggaagcggccagggactgGAGGACTGGAGTGGCGCTATGCGCCCACCAgagcaggagccagggaggtaagtgcacgtTAATTTTTATCCTCCGCTTCCCTGttacttttgaaaaaaatgtccccgcccagaattctcctttaagaggaactatcagcaagctGGGCTTCAGAAAAAAATGGAACAGAAGAaagggaaagaatacacctccaATCCTCACAATTGGGCCAGGGATGGTGAACCCTTGGCccaccagttgttgcaaaactacaatttcatcatgccaggacagccataggctgtagttttgcaacagctgaagggccacaggttccccatccatccCCACCCTAGACTATGGGAGCTGCCCGCTCTCTCTAACAGGATCTTACATGTTAGCGTCCAATCAGTAGCCAGGTACATGTAAGTGCCACCCTGTACACTCACACAATTGCACAAGAGAGGTCAAACAAGTCAACACACACaacacaactatatatatatatataatagtagttACATATGTTTCCTTTCCTTACAACAGGATGAGATCCCGCTTCGCCGGACAAACAGCGCACGTAATGAGCCCCGCCCACTACAGAGGTCAGCGTCGCAGGTCCGCTCCACGGTAAGTCAGCGCGGCTCCTGCACGGTTGGCTGCTGTTCAATGCGGCTGAGACATGGAAATGAATAACCAGATCTGTTGTGTAATATTAACCCTGTGAGGGATCTGAGGGTCACCCAGGGCAGCTGCACAGAACACACCCGTGTCATCCGGACCTGGTCAGAATCTCCTTATGAcatagctgtcaggacatgctgagtgttgtagttctgcagcaggccAAGGCCAAGACTCCTTCTCTAAGTAACCTAATCACACTTAACATCTTGAGAAAAATGTCTTTGTGTTAAGGCGATTGTGTACTCACCctgttcctcttcctcctcgggtTGTGAGCTCACTGTTTACAGATGACTTCACAGTTCCTTGTACTCACAATATCTGCTCATATAAATCATGACAGGTCCTGGTTGTCACTAAATCTTCCATTATGAAAAGTTCCTTGTTTTTTAGAGCTTGCATGGCTTTCTTATGTAATCCTTTCAAATTGATGTTAGAGTCCCCTCCATCTCGGATAGGTATTTCTCATTTCGTAGGGTGGGATCAGTGctgagctgtttgccagtagtgcaCACACAGTTACCTCCCTTACTTCTCTCCTCCCTTACTCCCTTACTCCCGTTACTGATGCAATGTCCTTTTAAGATCTATCATATATTATATaagcagaaatgaaagaaacagcagcagcacagcaagaaAGAGATTACAATAAGACTACATTAAGACAAGACTGCAAAGGGAGAATGAGATTGTATACAGGAGGGAGCAGTGTGTACATACAGCAGTAAGAGCACAAGTAACAGCTGGCAGGACCTTATGGGCGGTGAGAGATTAGAGGGAATCCTTTATTTACCTTTTAGGTAACACAGTCCAGGCCTCTTTCCTCTCTCCTATACATAGTACTAGCTAAGACCCATCCCTACTTCAGTTacctcccttacttctctggccaatcatacTACAGCCCACACAGTTACcttccttacttctctggccaatcatactacagatcacacagttacctcccttacttctctggccaatcatacTACAGCACACACAGTtacttcccttacttctctggccaatcatacTACAGCCCACACAGTTacctcccttacttctctggccaatcatacTACAGCACACACAGTTacctcccttacttctctggccaatcatactacagatcacacagttacctcccttacttctctggccaatcatacTACAGCACACACAGTTacctcccttacttctctggccaatcatacTACAGCACACACAGTTacctcccttacttctctggccaatcatactacagatcacacagttacctcccttacttctctggccaatcatacTACAGCACACACAGTTacctcccttacttctctggccaatcctactacagcacacactcctctctgccatGCCATGCCATGGACTGAACAggatggcactgtgctgggggtaATTTACACAGTGCAATACAATAGAAGGCATCCTTTTAAGATCTATCATATATTATATaagcagaaatgaaagaaacagcagcagcacagcaagaaAGAGATTACAATAAGACTACATTAAGACAAGACTGCAAAGGGAGAATGAGATTGTATACAGGAGGGAGCAGTGTGTACATACAGCAGTAAGAGCACAAGTAACAGCTGGCAGGACCTTATGGGCGGTGAGAGATGAGAGGGAATCCTTTATTTACCTTTTAGGTAACACAGTCCAGGCCTCTTTCCTCTCTCCTATACATAGTACTAGCTAAGACCCCTCCTTACTTCAAGTGTTCTGTCTCCTGGTTTGTCTGTTACTAGGGACAAAATTTCGGTAACAACAGGTAGTAAACAGCAGGTAGTGAGACTGTATTTCTAGGGTAAGGAGTCAGTTTTGGTaaattaaagaggaagtcccacgaaCACTTAAATCGTCAGGCAGGCAGGAGGGgtgagagaaaataataaacaagtgaactcacccgTCCCCATGCATCTGTCATAGAAGACCTTGGCAGGCCATGTGACATCAACAGAGCAGTTCATGCTGGATGTCACTCACTGGCACCAGCTCAGCGGAACCAACGCTAGAAAGTCTTTGCTCTGTTATTTTCACTTAAGGtgctcatacaccttatactaaagttaGCCTGAGCCAACACCGTTGCTCAtacaccttaggctgggttcacactgcgtttttttcatctgtttttttcatccgtttttttaaataaaaaggatgaaaaacggatcgcaaaaacggatgcagttgtgtacatccgttttgatccgtctttccattgacttccattataaaaaaaaacagattaaaacagatccttttttttgacggacacaaaaacgttgctgacactattttttttgtccgttaaaaaaacggattgcaaaaacagattgaagaaaaaaacagattgcaaaaacgcagtgtgaacccagccttatactaaaGTCAGCCTCAGCCACCAACGgtacccatacaccttatactaaagtcagcCTCAGCCGCCACCAgtacccatacaccttatactaaagtcatCCTCAGCCGCCACCAgtacccatacaccttatactaaactCAGCCGCCACCAgtacccatacaccttatactaaactCAGCCGCCACCAgtacccatacaccttatactaaagtcatCCTCAGCCGCCACCAgtacccatacaccttatactaaagtcatCCTCAGCCGCCACCAgtacccatacaccttatactaaactCAGCCGCCACCAgtacccatacaccttatactaaagtcatCCTCAGCCGCTACCAgtacccatacaccttatactaaagtcagcCTCAGCCGCCACCAgtgcctatacaccttatactaaagtcagcCTCAGCCGCCACcttgcccatacaccttatactaaagtcagcCTCAGCCACCAtcggtgcccatacaccttatactaaagtcagcCTCAGCCGCCAccggtgcccatacaccttatactaaagttaGCCTCAGCCGCCAccggtggccatacaccttatactaaagtcagcCTCAGCCACCAccagtgcccatacaccttatactaaagtcagcCTCAGCTGCCACCGGtgctcatacaccttatactaaagtcagcCTCAGCCAACACCGTtgctcatacaccttatactaaagtcagcCTCAGCCAACACCGTtgctcatacaccttatactaaagtctGCCTCAGCCGCCACCAgtacccatacaccttatactaaagtcagcCTCAGCCACCAccggtgcccatacaccttatactaaagtcagcCTCAGCTGCCACCACCAgtacccatacaccttatactaaagtcagcCTCAGCCGCCACCAtcagtgcccatacaccttatactaaagtcagcCTCAGCTGCCACCAtcagtgcccatacaccttatactgagcaTGCTGCTGTCTCATTCAAAGTCTATGAGACTGACTTACAAATGAACATGGATTTCATTCATTCTTATTTCAGAGACCGGCCCAAGGGACCGTGCCTTATCTCGGGACTTTTCTAACAGACCTTGTTATGTTGGACACGGCACTTCCTGACTTCATAGAGGTGAGACCATTTTAATGGAAACCACTGTACACAATTATATCCCACCGCCAGCTTCGCTTACCTTCTTTTCTCCTCCTTAGGGCGGGCTGATAAactttgagaagaggagaaaggtAAGTCTTGTCCCAAGTATAACTATAGCGAGTATAGCCATCTCTATCTAGTCCCAAGAGCTTACATTCTACTGTTTCTAGGAGTATGAAGTCTTGGCTAAGATCCAGAAACTACAGCTCACCTGTCGTCATTATGTGCTTACACCAAAGCCAGAGATTTTACAAGCTTTCTACACCCATCGGCAGCTGACTGAAGACCAGAGGTAAGAAGCTTACATTTAGGGTTATATTTGCTCAGTGTTGATTCTCTATAGTAGCAATGCCTATAACCCAAAAAGTAAAAAGCTTTGTAAACAGTCTTCATTTAAAACACCCAACTGTTTTTTGTTTACATCTCCTATGCAGACCCATGTGTCTCtatagttacagactacaaactctATGTAGTCTGATTGTCCCTTACATCTGCTGAGTGTGtagaacagaaagaaaaaaaaaactgaatgtgtaggatctgactacacaggggttgtttgtagtctgttactatggagcaCAA from Dendropsophus ebraccatus isolate aDenEbr1 chromosome 1, aDenEbr1.pat, whole genome shotgun sequence includes these protein-coding regions:
- the RGL3 gene encoding ral guanine nucleotide dissociation stimulator-like 3 isoform X3, whose protein sequence is MFGDPGSRSSLSLDLDMSWGIVLQAYRCLTSEDEDPRYKNPLQEWGEEVEDGAIYGVTLRRVRTESPSGDFLAVATSPGYVHYKTCKVRSLRAGTLEKLVENLLVEYQGSDPGYVPTFLSTYRAFTSSEKVLELLLDRHLEKVGDKEPAKPGSPLPDTPSVQRVVRGVLQTWLERHPQDFRDSPQCLQLISSYLSQDCRENPSQLLRLVKSLEEEGEQDSSPKDWRSITRPAEGDCDPSENSTSLLSYPPQDVAEQLTLIDVDLFQKLQSCHCLGSIWSQRDKKENRHVAPSVRATVAQFNAVTACVTASVLNDIQMKPQMRAKVLEKWISIAQYCRFLRNFSSLRAILSALQSNSIYRLKRTWAAVSRDNLNIFHKLSAIFSDENNHEISREILTKDEIPLRRTNSARNEPRPLQRSASQVRSTRPAQGTVPYLGTFLTDLVMLDTALPDFIEGGLINFEKRRKEYEVLAKIQKLQLTCRHYVLTPKPEILQAFYTHRQLTEDQSYRISRSIEPPADSCPNSPRIRRKLTKRFSSLLLGSEVFSPKMNGDRVSPSGSCSSCEIDEGLIAALCPAEPAAKDRGSMAEPLTPPSTPVREDAPRSVSSPRSPVSPSLPVYNQQIADLCIIRVSMENTHGNLYKSILNSPSRTLPMYIMP
- the RGL3 gene encoding ral guanine nucleotide dissociation stimulator-like 3 isoform X1, encoding MFGDPGSRSSLSLDLDMSWGIVLQAYRCLTSEDEDPRYKNPLQEWGEEVEDGAIYGVTLRRVRTESPSGDFLAVATSPGYVHYKTCKVRSLRAGTLEKLVENLLVEYQGSDPGYVPTFLSTYRAFTSSEKVLELLLDRHLEKVGDKEPAKPGSPLPDTPSVQRVVRGVLQTWLERHPQDFRDSPQCLQLISSYLSQDCRENPSQLLRLVKSLEEEGEQDSSPKDWRSITRPAEGDCDPSENSTSLLSYPPQDVAEQLTLIDVDLFQKLQSCHCLGSIWSQRDKKENRHVAPSVRATVAQFNAVTACVTASVLNDIQMKPQMRAKVLEKWISIAQYCRFLRNFSSLRAILSALQSNSIYRLKRTWAAVSRDNLNIFHKLSAIFSDENNHEISREILTKDEIPLRRTNSARNEPRPLQRSASQVRSTRPAQGTVPYLGTFLTDLVMLDTALPDFIEGGLINFEKRRKEYEVLAKIQKLQLTCRHYVLTPKPEILQAFYTHRQLTEDQSYRISRSIEPPADSCPNSPRIRRKLTKRFSSLLLGSEVFSPKMNGDRVSPSGSCSSCEIDEGLIAALCPAEPAAKDRGSMAEPLTPPSTPVREDAPRSVSSPRSPVSPSLPVYNQQIADLCIIRVSMENTHGNLYKSILLTSQDKSRIVIQRALHKHNIESCKPDDFQLVQLLSEGKELTIPDTANVYYAMNTSANFDFVLRRRVQIS
- the RGL3 gene encoding ral guanine nucleotide dissociation stimulator-like 3 isoform X2, which codes for MSDEEQSPGTKPVRGMGKEITMNPLQEWGEEVEDGAIYGVTLRRVRTESPSGDFLAVATSPGYVHYKTCKVRSLRAGTLEKLVENLLVEYQGSDPGYVPTFLSTYRAFTSSEKVLELLLDRHLEKVGDKEPAKPGSPLPDTPSVQRVVRGVLQTWLERHPQDFRDSPQCLQLISSYLSQDCRENPSQLLRLVKSLEEEGEQDSSPKDWRSITRPAEGDCDPSENSTSLLSYPPQDVAEQLTLIDVDLFQKLQSCHCLGSIWSQRDKKENRHVAPSVRATVAQFNAVTACVTASVLNDIQMKPQMRAKVLEKWISIAQYCRFLRNFSSLRAILSALQSNSIYRLKRTWAAVSRDNLNIFHKLSAIFSDENNHEISREILTKDEIPLRRTNSARNEPRPLQRSASQVRSTRPAQGTVPYLGTFLTDLVMLDTALPDFIEGGLINFEKRRKEYEVLAKIQKLQLTCRHYVLTPKPEILQAFYTHRQLTEDQSYRISRSIEPPADSCPNSPRIRRKLTKRFSSLLLGSEVFSPKMNGDRVSPSGSCSSCEIDEGLIAALCPAEPAAKDRGSMAEPLTPPSTPVREDAPRSVSSPRSPVSPSLPVYNQQIADLCIIRVSMENTHGNLYKSILLTSQDKSRIVIQRALHKHNIESCKPDDFQLVQLLSEGKELTIPDTANVYYAMNTSANFDFVLRRRVQIS